In the Silene latifolia isolate original U9 population chromosome 1, ASM4854445v1, whole genome shotgun sequence genome, CATAACGAAAATTTCTTTGTTTGTAACTCTTTATACTCTCCAAATGAGTTCACAAAGTCTTCACTGCCCTTCTTCTTAGAGCCCCTACCTTTCGATGCCGCTTTAGATGCCTTCTGACCTATTGGACGTTTCTCCGATATTTCTTCTACATTGGTACCTTCATCGATGTTTGTAGACGGTGTGGCTGTCATCGAATTTTTTTGTCTCTTTGATGCAATTGTTTTTATTCCTATTTGCAAATTCCTCCCATTTTGGTTGGTGTCGAAGAATTTCCCAAGAATGCAAATATGGGAATGTCTTCTGTTGGCCATTCTTGTGACGAGTACTCCATAGTTGATTAGCCATGTTCTTCAAAGATTCTTCATTATGACCACTAGGATGACTCTCTTTAATTTGTATATAGCATCCGTTGAACTTCGATACTTCGACGCTCATCTTAAACCAATGATTAGAAGCCTTTGGAATGTCGATTGGATCACCGCCTTTCCTCCATTCGTTGTAGTAGTCAACAATTCTTTGCCAATAActattgtaagattgatgattacCGGTGGcaccgtcatttgaaattgttaaCCAACTTTTGCATAGATCCTCATCTTTTGTTTGGCTCCACTTAAATTTGCCTTTCATGTTTGATGATTCTACGATTTGAACTTCATCCTCTTCTTCAACTTCATGTTGACGAGTTTGAGACTCGGTACCCGACATCGGCGTTGAACTATCTTGGTTAGAAAAGCCACCCAAGCTATTTCTTCTTGTGCTCTCTGGTGCCATATATGATTGATAGTTATAGTTAGGATAGTGTTGAGGGATAGGTTGATGATGTGAATAGTTCGGAGATTGTATATTTACGCTTCTTGGCAATGCTCGAGGAGGAGGTGTTTGAGAATTTTGTAGTATATCTTCATTATCCATGCTAATTTCAATAATCCGAAATTGGAAGACAAAATATTTAACATGAAATTTGCATAAGGAAAGTTAACAAAACAAAGCATGAAATATGGAACTAATTTCTAAATTATAGGGGaaagtttgtttacatttcacAAGTATATAGGACTATAGGAGTTATATGTAGATTTTGGTTGTTTGTAGATATAGGACTATAGGAGTTATATATAGCATTGGATCATCAGCAACATAAATAATATTCCTCACTTAATTCAATGTCTCTATTCGAGAGACTGTCTCCTCTAAGAATTGTGAtcaacagatttttttttttttttttatcacactTCAATATAGAAAAACGAAAATGTCGAACCATAACAAGTTCAATTCATACCAGAAATGTAAGTGTTACTGTCAGTGATCAAGCTttttttgctttgttgttgtatgatcaaaCAAAGTAAGCCAAATTCTCGAACTAAGCATTTAGATATAGTATGCTCGAACTAAGCATTTAGCGTCGGCGATACAATTCGATACATCAAGCAATTTGAGTTATACGTAGGTTTTGATTAAAATGCAAATCAAATAAtaagaataaataaaaaattaatagaGCTAATTTCCTATTGGTTGTTTGGTAAATGTGGGGCCATCTAAGCAAGTAGCTTAATGAAGCTACTAGCTTAAGCCAAGCTAATATATACATCCTTCTCCAATGGTGTAGAAGAACTAGCTTGCAATTTTatgaaattgcaagcaagtccctaagctacaccattggacttgctcttaaTAAACTTGTGCAAGTGGCATTATTCATACGACCATAGAGATAAAACATTAAGAaaatcacaaattttcatttaagagTGACATCTCCGTCCAAACCAGGAGTTCCGCCCTCACGAATGAACAAATTCCACAGGGCTGGAAATAAGTTTCGATAAAAATTCCCAGTATCATTTCGATTAAACCCGGATTACCTTTGGAAGCTCCGTCTGTATTCAGTAAAGGCAACTGTATCACCTGATAAAATTCCCGGTATCACTCTCTAACTATATATCTTACTCAAGCCAATTGTTTTTTTAGGGTTTCTGATTGATCAGGAATTGTGTATGTGATTGATTGCTTGAGGTTTAGGCTAGATTGATTTAGTattatggtttgatttgattggaGTGATTGTTGATTTGTGTAATTTATCTATGGTAATTTGATTGGAAGTAGCTGAAAATGATGTTAATGTAAGGGATTCCAATTGCTAGAATTCCAATTGTTGTTTTTTAGGGTTTGTAAATGATTATGTTTCTTCTCTTGATTGATTACGAATCGTGATTGAATGTATGTGAGTAGTATTTTATTCAAATAGTATGATTCTGTCACTTGATGCATTTCTCGACACAATTTTCACCTTGGGTTTGCTAACACAAAGGAGGGCGTATGTCGACCTCCCCCCTCGCAATTTTACatgagccattgaggcactatGTTTATGTTGTCGTTATTGTTGTTGGTATGATTCCAGTGAATGGGTGGGAGGACTAGGTTTGGATATGAATGATGTTTTTTCGGTTATTTGTTTTGAGTGAAGTCGTCTTGGGGACCATTAGTTGATGAGCTGATTAGTGGTTAATGAAGCTTACAAAGATGGCTGCATAATCTAACCAAATTGATTGGGTTGATTTTGCCCCTATTACGAGTCTACTGGATACCCTTTCATACTAACACAACTCAAAAACTCTTTCGTTTAGACGTGTTTTTCCTTGCAGTGTACTGCTCTTCTAATTGAtcttgttttgagtttcatagATTTTTCTTACTTAATTCATTTGCATGTTTCTGGGTCATAATAAATGTTTTGAACTCATGGTAAAGTTCAGATTTTAAAGTTGTTATTTATCATGCTACTGATCTACAAATTCATTGACTAATTTAGGATTTTTGATATTGATTTTTGTGTGAAATTGGCTGAAATTCAATGATGTGTTGAATATTTTTTGGGCTTTCTTTACCTAATTAATCTCTACGTTTCTGGGTCATAACTCATAATATATGTTCTGAATTCATGGTAATGTTAAACTTTTGATGGTGTTATTAATCATGCAATTGATCTGGTTCACTAATTTAGGACCTTTGATATTGTGTTGaagatttgttattttttttattttttatttttacctaattaCTTTTGTGTTGTAGGGTTCTAGTGGAAAATGCAACCACAACCACAAGAATGACAACTATCTCACTCCTTCGCCGCACCCACACCCttaccaccaccaccctccttcCCTTCCTTGCCCACCTACACTCCTTCTCCACCACCACATccacacccacacccacacccacacccGCACCCAACCTCAGCCACCGTTCCCAAACCCCCTTAGAAAAACAATTTGAAACATGGACCACGCACCTCAAACCTGGCTTCACCCCATCTGACGTCAACCAAGCCCTCAACTCCCAAACCGACCCAGACCTAGCCTACGACATCTTCCGCTGGACCGCTCAACATCGCAACTACAAACACAACCAAACCACTTACCTAACCATGATCCACCTCTCCCTTTCCGGTCACCGCCACCGCATTGCCTCTTCCCTCTTAGACGACATCCTCGCTGGCACCGTCCCTCCGTCCACCCCCTTTTACAATTCCCTCATCCGCTTCTGCTGCTCCCACCCCTGCCTGTTCGCCCGTGCCTTCGACCTCTACAAGAGAATGATTAAGCCTAAGCCTGTGACTACCAATCAAGATTTTGTGCCCTGCTGCAGGCCTGACTTGGACACATACACTATGTTGTTTACAGTCCTGTTGAGGAAGTTTGGGAAAATTAATGTTGGGTATGTGTATTTGAATAGTGTGAGGTCGTTGACGAGGCAGATGAAGCAGTTTGGGGTAGTGCCGGATGTGTACGTGTTGAATATGGTGATTAAAGCTTATGCGAAATGTTTGCAGCTGGATGAGGCGGTTAGGGTGTTTAGGGAGATGGGATTGTATGGGTGCGAGCCCAATAAGTACAGTTATAGTTATTTGGTCAAGGGGTTGTGTGAGAAAGGGAGGGTTTGGGAGGGATTGAAGTGTTTTAGGGAGATGAGGGAGAAGAATTTGGTTGGGACGAGTAGCGCTTGGATGGCATTGGTGTGTAGTTTGGCGATTGAGAGGAGGTTTGAGGAGACAGTTGAGGTTTTAAGGGATATGGTTGGGAATGGAATGAGTCCTGACATGATGACTTATAGGACGGTGTTTGACGAGTTGTGTAGAGGTGGGAAAGGGAATGAGGCTATTGAGCTTCTTGAGGAATTTCGAGGGAAGGATGTCAAGATGATTGATAAGAATTATAAGGCATTATTGAAAGAATTGCATTTTTGAATTGGGATTAGGTGTTGGTGGCGGTCTGGTTCTATGCGATTACATCATCAACTGCATTTGACGGCCCTGCAGACTCCTAATCGCTTTCAAGAGCCTTCTGAACTCTGTCTATACTTCGTCCTTGGGCCTTGTATAGTGATGACATGGTCGTAACTTGGAGAAGATACATCTGTCTGCCCTTTGGACCATCTAATCTGGCGAGAGAAGCATACAGCAACTGTGGTTATTTTGTCAAAATATGTCCCATGTTTTGTAGGTATGTTGGAAGGTAATAGTTACTAGAATACTAGTTACAAACCGTCCTACGATGTACTTTTGAAAAATTCGAGCACAATTTTCAATACATGAATTTTGTAGGTATATGTTAAGGTACTAGTTGGATGAATAATGGCTTGCAATGTTAGTATTTCGGCATTGCTCAATAATACACAAAGTGAACTTTGCTCAATTTTATTGGATTACACAAATTGATGCCATGAATATTCATAGTTATTACAGTATGTTAAATGCAGCTCTTGGCATACAAAGTGAGGGAGTATTACTGTATTAGTGAAACTTGATTTAAGAGGAGTATCAAAATTTCGGAAGTATACAGCGACTATGTTTGTTCACAAATTTAGTACAGTGCATTAAAATTTCCATTTGCTGTTTTAGTTTTGAAGTCCTTGCTATATCTTTTCTTGTCACGGATGAACGGAGTATGGGGAACTATATTTCCAACCGGCAAGTCGACAACCACTGTTTTAGACTTTTAGCTGTGCAGACCTTGTATATCCTGCTTCTCCCGTTCTCCGGATGCGTGGAATATGACAACCACTGTTTTAGACTTTTAGCTATGCAGATCTTTTGAATCGCTTGGaaattatcttagagagttcttataagagtttgaaaaaccttagttacaacaatactATACAgatattaatcacgtagatatttataaaaaCGATTATATAgtactatattagtgatattataatgtttattttaagacaatcgatagtatgataactttatttaagacaaaatcataattaaaaaataaaatggatgctaaatatacataaattggttataaatgtgtcatataatgataatctcggcaataaaatagaaaatttatgaacTATAATCAGTCCGTCTTGCTTATGACGGAgatacccgtcgcaagcttgcgacgggtcggatAGTGGTGTATTCGTGGAAATTGGGTCGACATTAGTTACTGTATATGAATAGTCAGGTGAGACTTTTTTTTACGTCTGCATTAATTAGGTTGCTTAAACCTATCCTAAATCCCCCCCTTCCCAATGTAACCTCCCCCTCCCCCTCTCCCTATCACAATTACATTCACCGTTCTCTCTCCCCCTTCTATCTCCCCATTCAAATGTTTATGAAATAAAGCTTCCATTTTCTTGCACATCCTTCgtaattaacaaaaaaataataaaacattATCAATAATCATGGTGACAAAACGTATCACACTGAAGAAGAACACAAGATCCGTAAGCAAGAGTGACGGTGTCGGTGAAGGTATGTATTTCTGTTACTATTGTTAATACTTTTTGGGGTTATAATTATCGTTATCGTTGATTTAAAAGGAGACAtgcaaattaaattaatttttattGAATATGGTCTCCTTTTCTGATTTTATGTCGTTGGTGCTTTTGTTGTGATTTTGTTTCAGGGGAGGATGAAGTGCCGGTGGCTATGAACCAGTCCAGATCTTCAACTGGTCGAAGGAGGAAGAAGGTTGTGGCAGTGGAGGATGAAATTGAGGAGACTGATGTGGCTGCCGAAGGTACAGATGATGAGGAAATGGATGTAGGTAAAGGTAAACGGAAGAAGGTGACATTCAGTTTAGGGAGTGCAAGAGATAAGAGGAAGGGAAAGAcagttgaggaagatgaacaggaagaggaggaggaagacgaTATTGAGACAGATGtggatgaagaggaggaggttgaTACAGGCAAGTTATCGGTTGAACTGTTTTATTTATTTGAGTTATTATTTTTTAGCCATTCTCATCATACCCGTTTTTGACCAAAATTGTAGACGTTGTGAATGAAGCTGTGAAGTTGGCGGTAAATGCATGGAAAAGTGCGCAGAAAAATAAAGCGGTTGGAAAGCCAAGAGACGTGACAAAAGGTGAGTTGTTGACATATTCTGTGAATTTGTCGACATATTTACTAAAGTTGTGTGGACATTATTTACAGTACTTTGTTTACATTTTGCAGATTGTGCATTGGAGCCAAAGGCCTTGAAGATGATTCAGCGGAAAAGAGAGGTTGGTGAGGGGTCGAAGAAACGAAGGGGAGGTGAATATTCTTTGGTGCTGGCAAAGTGAGTAGTCTTTTCTGATCTGGGACTTGTGATGTTGATTATTGACATTTCTCTTGAAAGTGATAACAAGTTTTTTTCAAAGTTGTAATTTTTTATGTTTGTTCATTATTTGGGTGTGCAAATGTGGGTGAAATGTAAAGGAATGAAGAGGGTGACATTCAGGGTGGATGTGTTTACATTTTTTGTTTGTGTGTCACTCTTATAATGTCGTTATATTTTGTTCACTTGGAAGGTAACTTAGACTATAAACAACACTGATGAATATGGTGACAAGTTTCTGGATTCTTGGTGTTAATTTTGATGTGTCTTCAGTTAGTGAGTAACCATTTGTGAGATGTTTGTCGTGATATAAAATGGTAAAAAATTGGGCTGAATTTGTTGACATTGTTTTAATGTAATGATACATTTTGGGTATGTGTGTTAGTCTTTGGGTGTTCAAATGTTGGTCTAATGTAATTTTTGATGTGTCTTCAGTTAGTGAGTAACCATTCCCGTGTTTTCCTTCACATGAGCATACAAAATATCTCTCTATCTCAGGTGTGCCAGGCCCGTTTGCTCTACGAGAAGTGCCTTTCCTAATGCTAAAACCAACAGCCTGTGAGTGTTTTCGATACATCTCGTAGATCTCTTCCCATTTATCGGTTTTCCTCCCCGATAGTGACTTGGAATAATCAGTACCTAATGAAGTTGACAGTGTCACATTAGCTAAAAAAGTATAGCCATTGATCAAATACAACAGAACAAGTGCATTTAAATGAACTTAGATAGTGAAGTTGAATGGGTGACATTTGCCGTACGAATATAGACAGAAATAAACTATATTATGTCTGTTCATACTGAGATAGTCAAATTGACAGGGTGACATTTGACCAAAAGGTATAGACATCAATAGAATACTAAACACCAAGTGCCAACTGAGATAGTCTAATTGACAGGGTGACATTTGCCCATAAGGTATAGACATCAGTACAATACTAAACAATAATTGGAAACTGAGATAGTGTAGTTGACAGGGTGAcattttccaaaaatatatagACATCTATACAATATTAAACAACAATTGCAAAATCCATTATTTGTCTTACTATAGTTAACAGGGCGACATTTGAAGTATAAGTGTGGACCTTTCTGAATACCAACATGTGCATTTCTATGAACTGTCATATCTAGTTAAGTGGATCACATGCGAAGAAAAAGTATAGACATGAATAAAATACAACACAGCATCATTTTTTTACATTATATGTCTTATTCTAGTTGACAGTTGACATTTGCCCCAAAACTAAACACCTTTGTGAAAGAAATGTCAACATTCTGTTGTAATTTAAAAAAATGTGTACTAATTATACATACCTTTACTATTATCCGTCAAACCTCCTTGAATTATGACATAGTCATCATCTTCGTCCACCATATTAACGTCAATTAACGCACCATTTTCGTCAGCCATTATTTTGATAGCACGTTTTGTGAGATATTAAGAATGTAAATTTGGGCAATTGATTTGAAGACGCTTATATAGTTTTGAACACAAGCAAGATTTTAATGGGATTTTTTTATTTGGGGTTTCTTAAAAATGTTGAACAATAGACTCATTTTCATGGGAAAGATCACAATTTGTAACTGAAGAAGAAGACGCAGGAGAGTAAAGAAGAAATATGGCATTAATGAGATAGATATGGCAATTATGAGAGAAATTTGGCATTAAATGCAATTAGGACTTATTGCAAATAATTGACAATAAGTGTCATGCAAAGTACTCACACGTACAACATGCAATAAAGTCTCAACAGTGCTTTGTCTTTATGATGTTTCCCGACCCGCGAATAATATGGTATGTAATTGACccgtcgcaaacttgcgacgggtatctccgtcataagggagaatttgtggaactataatacaatcaagtgttgcataaaaagcTTTTGAATcaacaaacaaatcaataatgagcttttttactttgataaatagtagaattaaatatttttaattttcaaat is a window encoding:
- the LOC141588075 gene encoding uncharacterized protein LOC141588075; this translates as MDNEDILQNSQTPPPRALPRSVNIQSPNYSHHQPIPQHYPNYNYQSYMAPESTRRNSLGGFSNQDSSTPMSGTESQTRQHEVEEEDEVQIVESSNMKGKFKWSQTKDEDLCKSWLTISNDGATGNHQSYNSYWQRIVDYYNEWRKGGDPIDIPKASNHWFKMSVEVSKFNGCYIQIKESHPSGHNEESLKNMANQLWTTPSTNIDEGTNVEEISEKRPIGQKASKAASKGRGSKKKGSEDFVNSFGEYKELQTKKFSLWEERIRISDFEILTKDTSNMDDRARKDHEQVCNIIRAKYGIE
- the LOC141612376 gene encoding pentatricopeptide repeat-containing protein At3g25210, mitochondrial codes for the protein MTTISLLRRTHTLTTTTLLPFLAHLHSFSTTTSTPTPTPTPAPNLSHRSQTPLEKQFETWTTHLKPGFTPSDVNQALNSQTDPDLAYDIFRWTAQHRNYKHNQTTYLTMIHLSLSGHRHRIASSLLDDILAGTVPPSTPFYNSLIRFCCSHPCLFARAFDLYKRMIKPKPVTTNQDFVPCCRPDLDTYTMLFTVLLRKFGKINVGYVYLNSVRSLTRQMKQFGVVPDVYVLNMVIKAYAKCLQLDEAVRVFREMGLYGCEPNKYSYSYLVKGLCEKGRVWEGLKCFREMREKNLVGTSSAWMALVCSLAIERRFEETVEVLRDMVGNGMSPDMMTYRTVFDELCRGGKGNEAIELLEEFRGKDVKMIDKNYKALLKELHF